A window from Physeter macrocephalus isolate SW-GA chromosome 11, ASM283717v5, whole genome shotgun sequence encodes these proteins:
- the LOC114487178 gene encoding zinc finger protein ZIC 5-like — translation MGGRAGPRKAFSHRPVSVHQEADFSYLPGDRKPPVLPHPSPPPLAHGEPVPPPPPPHLLEPPAVSASPGVSAGPRHSLHRTRRGGSHSSSSAQARSDWTHGARTAGRVASYYGGRFGLTSAPLPPAPSPQCPVPVPSSLTVLLRRREDAPAKTSWFFLFLMAFHS, via the exons ATGGGCGGGAGGGCCGGGCCGCGGAAGGCGTTCTCACACCGGCCAGTCTCCGTCCACCAGGAAGCCGACTTTTCGTACCTCCCCGGGGACCGAAAACCGCCGGTGCTCCCGCACCCGTCGCCGCCGCCGCTTGCTCATGGAGAGCccgtgccgccgccgccgccgcctcatCTACTAGAACCTCCGGCAGTCTCGGCCTCCCCCGGCGTGAGCGCTGGGCCCCGGCACAGCCTCCATCGCACTCGCCGCGGCGGCAGCCACAGCAGCTCCAGCGCCCAGGCCCGATCCGACTGGACCCACGGAGCCAGGACCGCGGGACGCGTAGCTTCTTATTACGGAGGAAGATTCGGCCTGAcctccgcccccctccccccagcccccagtccccAGTGCCCAGTCCCAGTGCCCAGCAGCCTGACGGTGCTGCTGCGCAGGCGCGAGGACGCCCCTGCCAAAA CTTCctggtttttcttatttcttatggcatttcacag TTGA